The genomic segment CGCGTACTGAGCGGTAGCCCATGCTGAAAGAAGCAATCAGCCAGCCAGGCGGCATTGGTATCCACGATCTGCCCATGAAGAACTTCATCTCCCGTACTTAACATTTCTACCACTAACATCCGATGACTCCCGTTTATGGTTATTCTTTGTATTCTCTGCAAATAATATCGACTATGTTACGCCTGATGAACCTGCTTATCAGCTAAAAATAGCACAGCCAGATTATTGCAGCGAATACGATGATAGAACCGACACCCTGACCAAATTTAAATCAAATTGGTGAGTTTATGTAAAGATAAAATTACACTTCGTATCAATAGTTTGACACCCACATTCATCTCACATACCCTACCTTCGTCTTCCGGTCGTCGTCTGTTTTTGATGACTGTGTAATAAGAAAGTGCCACCTGACTGGTGCTTATCTAGCCGATTAACATAACTAAAAGAAATCGAGGTCCGTGTGAGGAATCGCACTCTGGGTAGTATATTTATCGTTGCCGGTACCACTATCGGTGCAGGGATGTTAGCCATGCCTCTGGCAGCGGCAGGCGTCGGTTTTGGCGTCACCTTTGCTATGTTGGTTATCTTATGGATGATGATGTGTTACACCGCGTTGCTGTTGGTGGAAGTTTATCAGCACAGCCATTTTGATGATGGGCTTGGCACTCTGGCTAAACGTTATCTGGGGGCTAAAGGCCATCTTCTTGCCGGTTTCGCCATGTTGTTTTTGATGTATGCCTTAGTAGCTGCCTATATCAGCGGCGGTGGCGAGTTACTGTTTGTCAGCCTGAAAGATTCTATGGGACTGGATCTTCCTCCGGTTTCAGGCCCTTTGCTGTTCGCTATTATTGGTGGTGGCGTTGTCTGCATTGGTACTCACTCCGTTGACCTGATTAACCGCATCCTGTTCAGTGCAAAAATTGTGTTTCTGGTGATCATGCTGTCCCTGATGATCCCACACGTACAGGCAGTTAACCTGACCACATTACCGCTGGAACAAGGCCTTGCGATTTCGGCGATTCCGTTGATTTTCACCTCTTTTGGCTTCCACGGCAGTATCCCAAGCATTGTTAAGTATATGAATGGCGATGTGGCGAAACTACGCAAAATCTTTATTATCGGCAGCGCCATCCCACTGATTGCTTATATTTTATGGCAGTTGGCAACGCTGGGTGCGATCAGCTCCAGCACCTTTGTGGGTATTATTGCCGCCGAATCGGGTTTAAATGGTTTACTGCAAGCAGTTAAAGAAGTGGTAAACACCCCAAGCGTTGAAATATCCGTGCGTCTGTTCTCTGCTCTGGCACTGGCGACGTCCTTCCTGGGTGTTGCGCTGGGGCTGTTTGATTATCTGGCGGATCTGTTTAAGCGTGCTAACAATACCTCCGGCCGTCTGCAAACCGGGCTGATTACCTTCCTGCCACCTTTAATGTTTGCCCTGTTCTATCAGAAAGGCTTCATTATGGCGCTGGGTTATGCGGCTATTGCCTTATCTATTCTGGCTCTGCTATTACCGGCCATGTTGGTTATGCAATCCCGTAAACAAAATCAAGGCGGTTACCGCGTTCCCGGCGGTTCGTTAGGGCTGTTTCTTGCCCTGGCTTTTGGCTTCGCTATTATTCTGATTCAGTTTGGTATTGTGTTTGGCTGGTTGCCGCAGACGTAATTATCAACATGAGTTAACTTATTAAAAAATGGGCTATCAGTCAGTGCTGATAGCCCATTTTTATATCCCTTACAAGTAGATCTGTACAATACTAATCCTGTCGCTGGGCATCCAGCAGCGGGTTCAGAATGTTAATAATTTCCACCGTTCCCGTAATATGAGGGCCTTCCTGAAAAGTAATAATCTTTCCGGGCCACAAGCAATGAGGATAACTGGAGGGCGACATAAAAGTAATGGTGCCAAGAACCTCTGAATTCGGCAGCGCTATAATTGGCTCAATATATTCATGCTTTCCGCAGGTCAGGTAGTCATCCTTAATTAAATGATCCGGGCGATAACCACTATAGGCGGGCCCTTTTCTCGTTCCATTAAATCTGAAAATCACCTCGGCATCAGGTCCATGATCTTGTAAGCCCATGCTCCCTCCATCAATACAATAATATTTACTCAGCTTCCCAGCTTTTATTATTAACTTAAAACCGCTTTAAATAGTGGTTAGTTCTTTATTTAATGCAAAATTTGGGGCTTCTATCTCAAATAAAAAATAGTAATAACCTTAATTAACTATTTGAAATACAAATAGTGAGACTGACAGTTTTAATTGACATAATTTTGATTTTAAACAAATAACCACCTGACATCCCTCTTACTAAAACAGTACAGCAATGGTCTAATCATACAGGTTTGGCTCCATGATGATGCCAATCGTGGCTAAAAGCTTACAGAAGATAATTTTATGTTTTAGCTTCTATAAAAATTAAACGTTCACAACACATTAAAACCATCCAATTTAAACGCCATTGGCGACAGAATGCCCGTACAGCAAGGCTCGGCTATAAATTTGTCGATATCTTTATGACACCGGTTAAGTTCACGACTTTTATATATTGGCTACACTGATAACCATAATAGGTAGTATCAATTGGCTATATTGGGCTCATAACCTTACTAATAGTAGCAGTAACAGTGACAGAACCAAGAAGTGGTGTTTTTAGCTCTGTGTCAGTATGACGATAATTTTTTGATGTTTAACAGGAGAACGTGATGAGCGATAAGAAACTAACCACGGCATCTGGTGTGCCGGTAGTTGATAACAATAATGTAATGACCGCAGGACCAAGAGGACCGATGCTGTTACAGGATATCTGGTTCCTTGAAAAACTAGCTCACTTTGACCGCGAAGTCATTCCTGAGCGTCGTATGCATGCTAAAGGTTCCGGTGCTTACGGTACTTTTACCGTGACACATGACATTACCAAATATACCCGCGCTAAAATTTTCTCTGAGATTGGTAAAAAAACCGATCTGTTTGTTCGCTTCTCTACCGTAGCCGGTGAGCGCGGTGCAGCCGATGCAGAACGGGATATTCGTGGTTTTGCCATCAAATTCTATACCGAAGAAGGCAACTGGGATCTGGTGGGTAACGACACCCCTGTTTTCTATCTGCGTGACCCGTTAAAATTCCCGGACTTGAACCACGTAGTAAAACGCGACCCACATACTAACCTGCGTAACCCAACCTATAAGTGGGATTTCTTCTCTCAGTTACCTGAATCTCTGCATCAGTTAACCATCGACTTCAGTGACCGTGGACTACCGAAGTCTTACCGCAATATGCATGGGTTTGGCAGCCATACTTTCAGTTTTATCAGCGAAGACAACCAACGTTATTGGGTTAAATTCCATTTCCGCTGCCAGCAAGGCATTGAGAACCTGATGGATGAGGAAGCCGAAGCGCTGATTGGTAAAGATCGTGAAAGCTCACAGCGTGACCTGTATGACAACATCGCGGCCGGCAACTTCCCTCGCTGGAAGCTGTTTGTACAGATCATTCCGGAAAATGAAATTTCCAAACTGCCTTACAACCCGTTTGACTTAACTAAAGTCTGGTTACATAAAGATGCACCACTGATTGAAGTGGGTGTAATGGAACTGAATCGTAATCCGGATAACTACTTTGCTGAAGTTGAGCAAGTTGCGATGAACCCGGCCAACGTGGTACCAGGCGTAAGCTTCTCTCCGGACAAAATGTTACAGGGTCGTCTGTTCTCCTATGGTGATGCTCATCGTTACCGTTTAGGCATTAACCATCATCAAATCCCGGTTAACGCCCCTCGCTGCCCATTCCATAACTACCATCGTGATGGTGCTATGCGTATCGATGGCAACAGCGGTAACGGCGCAACTTACGAGCCAAACAGCTTTGGTGTATTTAAAGAGCAACCAAACTTTAGCGAACCACCGCTAACTTTAGAAGGTGCAGCTGACCACTGGAATCATCGTGAAGACGACGATTACTTCAGCCAACCACGCGCCCTGTTTAACCTGCTAAGCAAAGAAGAACATCAACGAATGTTCAAGCGTATTGCAGGAGAGCTCTGTGAAGTTCCGGAAAACATTCGTCAGCGTCAAATCGACCTGTTTACCAAAGTTCATCCGGACTATGGGAATGGCGTTATTGAAGCGCTGAAAAAGATGAAATAACTCACTCAGTCTCTAAATAATCCGTGGGTTTATATCCCTGGATTTTGACCGGAAGATAAGACCCCCACCAAATGGTGGGGGTCTTTTTATAGAGGTATTGAATAGTCAATAAATAACAATAATAAGCAAAAGCAAGCAACAACTCACTCAAAAATAGTCACCTCAGATATATTAAATAAAAATTAAAATTAAAAAATAAGGCTTGGATTATCAAATTATATAAATAAATAAGTAATATTTTAATATTAATAAATAATCATCAATATAAAACAAACTCTTCACCA from the Limnobaculum zhutongyuii genome contains:
- a CDS encoding catalase, translating into MSDKKLTTASGVPVVDNNNVMTAGPRGPMLLQDIWFLEKLAHFDREVIPERRMHAKGSGAYGTFTVTHDITKYTRAKIFSEIGKKTDLFVRFSTVAGERGAADAERDIRGFAIKFYTEEGNWDLVGNDTPVFYLRDPLKFPDLNHVVKRDPHTNLRNPTYKWDFFSQLPESLHQLTIDFSDRGLPKSYRNMHGFGSHTFSFISEDNQRYWVKFHFRCQQGIENLMDEEAEALIGKDRESSQRDLYDNIAAGNFPRWKLFVQIIPENEISKLPYNPFDLTKVWLHKDAPLIEVGVMELNRNPDNYFAEVEQVAMNPANVVPGVSFSPDKMLQGRLFSYGDAHRYRLGINHHQIPVNAPRCPFHNYHRDGAMRIDGNSGNGATYEPNSFGVFKEQPNFSEPPLTLEGAADHWNHREDDDYFSQPRALFNLLSKEEHQRMFKRIAGELCEVPENIRQRQIDLFTKVHPDYGNGVIEALKKMK
- the tyrP gene encoding tyrosine transporter TyrP, which produces MRNRTLGSIFIVAGTTIGAGMLAMPLAAAGVGFGVTFAMLVILWMMMCYTALLLVEVYQHSHFDDGLGTLAKRYLGAKGHLLAGFAMLFLMYALVAAYISGGGELLFVSLKDSMGLDLPPVSGPLLFAIIGGGVVCIGTHSVDLINRILFSAKIVFLVIMLSLMIPHVQAVNLTTLPLEQGLAISAIPLIFTSFGFHGSIPSIVKYMNGDVAKLRKIFIIGSAIPLIAYILWQLATLGAISSSTFVGIIAAESGLNGLLQAVKEVVNTPSVEISVRLFSALALATSFLGVALGLFDYLADLFKRANNTSGRLQTGLITFLPPLMFALFYQKGFIMALGYAAIALSILALLLPAMLVMQSRKQNQGGYRVPGGSLGLFLALAFGFAIILIQFGIVFGWLPQT